In a single window of the Desulfomonilaceae bacterium genome:
- a CDS encoding acyl-CoA dehydrogenase family protein: MSDTAKEQSAELSEELRLLRDSLRRFVQKEVIPQSEQIDREDRFPRDLMFGLGRLGLLGITVPEKYGGSGAGLLAQTIVVEELARASAGLASSYAAHSNLVVDNLNRHASHEQKAKYLPALCSGQTIGCLAITEPGSGSDALAMRTRAVKHGDHYVLNGTKIFITNGPVADIIVTYAKTAPEKGSRGISTFIVEKEFAGFSVGRKIEKLGHKGSPFGELVFDECRVPAQNLVGEENSMVSMVLAGLHRERIVWSSEAVGIAQGAYDIASKYSKERQQFNKPISEFQMISEKLVDMALDIHIGRVLVQRCAKMAEGQNHDDVGLEASYAKLFCGDMSERVTSKALHILGAYGYTKEFQIERFYRDAKAMPIGAGTSEIQRIIIARKLLQ, from the coding sequence ATGTCTGATACGGCCAAAGAACAATCAGCAGAGCTAAGCGAAGAATTGAGATTGCTTCGAGATTCGTTGAGACGATTTGTTCAGAAAGAAGTAATTCCCCAATCAGAGCAGATCGACCGTGAAGACCGTTTTCCGCGCGACCTGATGTTCGGGTTGGGCAGGCTAGGCTTGTTAGGTATTACAGTTCCAGAGAAATATGGCGGATCAGGGGCAGGACTGCTTGCCCAAACCATTGTAGTTGAGGAACTTGCAAGAGCGAGCGCCGGGTTGGCATCTTCCTATGCAGCCCATTCCAATCTTGTGGTGGACAACCTCAATAGACACGCTAGTCATGAGCAGAAAGCGAAATACCTTCCAGCTCTTTGTTCCGGACAGACGATAGGCTGTCTAGCCATCACGGAACCGGGCTCGGGTTCAGATGCCCTGGCAATGCGGACTCGGGCTGTAAAACACGGTGATCATTACGTCTTGAACGGAACAAAAATCTTTATTACGAACGGACCAGTGGCAGACATCATCGTTACTTACGCCAAGACTGCGCCAGAAAAAGGATCAAGAGGTATCAGCACATTCATCGTGGAAAAGGAATTTGCGGGTTTTTCAGTCGGTAGAAAGATCGAGAAGTTAGGTCACAAAGGCTCGCCCTTTGGGGAACTCGTTTTTGATGAGTGCCGGGTACCAGCCCAAAACCTTGTTGGAGAAGAGAACTCTATGGTGTCTATGGTGCTCGCGGGTCTTCATCGCGAGAGAATTGTCTGGTCTTCGGAAGCGGTGGGGATCGCTCAAGGCGCATACGACATCGCCTCAAAATACTCGAAAGAACGACAGCAGTTCAATAAACCGATAAGTGAGTTTCAGATGATCAGCGAAAAGCTTGTTGACATGGCATTGGATATCCATATCGGGCGCGTATTGGTTCAAAGATGTGCGAAAATGGCCGAAGGGCAGAACCATGATGATGTTGGGCTTGAAGCTTCTTATGCAAAGCTATTTTGCGGGGATATGTCTGAGAGAGTGACATCGAAGGCTCTGCACATCCTAGGAGCGTATGGGTATACGAAAGAATTCCAAATTGAAAGATTCTACCGTGACGCGAAGGCCATGCCCATTGGAGCTGGAACATCCGAGATACAAAGGATTATAATCGCCCGAAAACTACTTCAATGA